The window TCACGTCGCGGTGGATGACCGGCGGAGTACAGTGGTGGTGCATGTAGCATAACccccttgcagcgtcgatggcgaTACCGAGCCTCTTCGGCCAGTCCAGTGGCTCGCCGTGCCCCGACGAGCCTGTCCTTGTCCTTCGCTCGCCATGAAGCCACTGATCCAGACTCCCGTTCTCCATGTACTCGTAGACCAGCAGCTTGGATTCCGCGTTTGAGATGCAGCAGAGCAGCTTTACTATGTTGGCGTGCCGAATGGAGCTCAAAATCTTGACCTCCGCCTCGAACGCCTTCTCCATCTTCCAGTCCAGCTTTCTGTTGTTCCAGATCTTCTTCACGGCCACAGCCTCGCCGGTGCGAAGCCCCAGGTTGATCCTGAAAACCTGACCTGATCCTCCACTGCCGATGAGGTTGCCCTCCGTCAGCCCACGTATTATGTTCCGTTCTGTGAAGTCGAGCTGATGAAAAGAAGTCAGCTTGTATGGTGGAAGGTCACCGCTGTCGGGTCTTCGCCGGCACATCAGCGTTCCAACCACAACTATCATCAAGAACGTAACCCCACCGAGCACCAAAAACATTATGATCAGCCTCTCCGAGAACTTGTCTGCACCGCTCGATCGGTGCGCGCAGATATTGAGGTTCACTATAGCCTTGGAGGTGCAAAGTCCAGCGTTGGAGAGGAAGCTCTGCTCGTAAGCTTGGTTCTGTAGCTGCAGAGGAATCTCGCCGGAGAGTTGGTTGTAAGACAGGTTAAGAAGGTTGAGCTTCAGGTTGCCGATCTCCGGCGGTATTGATCCCGATAGCCGGTTGTGCGAGAGGTCGAGCATGGTGAGCACCTCGAGCGACCCCATTGCCGCAGGGATGCCTCCGGAGAGGTAATTGTCGCTGAGATCGAGCTGGGTGAGGAACTTCAAATTGGATATGCCTGCCGGTATCACGCCGGAGATCCGATTTCCGCCGAGCAACAGAACCTGGAGACTCGACATCCCGCTGAGTTCTGCCGGGATTTCGCCGGAGAACGTGTTGTTGCTCGCCTCAAGGACTGCAAGCTTTGGTGCGAACGACGGGATCTTTCCCGATAACCTGTTGTCGTTGATCTCCAGCCGCGTCAGGTTCCACTGCAACTTGTCAGGAAGGACGCCGGTGAAGCGGTTGTGGTGGATCAACACGACCGTCAAATTCTCTGCTGCCGACCATAGTCGGAGGGGAAACTCGCCAGAGAAGTTGTTGTTGTACAGCTGTATGTTAGCCAAACGGTGGCAGTCGGAGAGAGAAGCCGGCATCTCGCCGGTGAGGTTGTTGTTGAAGACCACCAGCGACCGAAGAGCTCCGTTTGTGCAAAGGCCTTGGGGCAAGCTGCCGGAGATTCTGTTGTTGGACACCTCGAGGTTCTTCAGATTGGAGTGCTTCCCCAGCTCCGGTGGCAAGACTCCGACGAGGTGGTTGTTGAAGAGCCTAATGTCGGACAGGTTGCGCAGGAGGCCGATGCCTCTCGGGATCTCGCCGGACAGGCGATTGTAATACATGAACAGGACTCTGAGATGACTGAGATTGCCGAATTCCTCCGGTATCGATCCCTTCAGCTGGTTTATTGCCACATCGATCTCCTCCAAGTTTAGCGCCGCGATCTTGCCGGAAATTTCTCCCGTCAGGTTGTTGCTGAACAAGTAGAGTCTCTCCAGCTTCTCCAGCGACCATATGGCTGCAGGGATGGAGCCATTCAGATGATTCCAGGCGAGGTCGAGAAGCTCGAGCTCGGTCAGCTTCCCGAGAGCCTCCGGTATGTCGCCGACGAGGTTCACTTGGGTCATCCACAGGATCTTCAGTCTCGTCATGTTCCCGAACTCGGCCGGAAGACGCTGGCCCGCGAAGGGATTGTGCGCAAGCTGTAGTCGTTCAAGCATCGAAAGGTTACCGAGCTCGGCCGGGAAGGAGCCATCGAAGAGATTGAACTGAAGACGAAGATCCCCAAGGGACGAGAGCCGGCCGATGGCGGGCGGGACGTCGCCGGAGAAATTGTTACCAGATAGATCAAGGTAAGCGAGCTGGGATGACATGTTATCGATATCAGAAGGCAACTCGCCGACAAAGAGATTCTGGGAGAGATTAAGGTGCTCGAGGATTGAGCAGCGGTAGAGAGAGGTGGGGAAGCCGCCGGGGATGTAGTTGTTGGAGAGGTCGAGGTAGGCGAGGCTCGTGAGGTTGCAGAGGAACGGCGGAATAGGCTTGGTGATGTTTATATTGGAGAGGGATATCTGCGTGACGGAGCCATCGCTGCACTCTATTCCCGGCCAGTCGCAGTGCGGGGAGGAATCGTTCCAAGAACCGACCGCAGGAACGCTGCTCCACTGGCGTTTTAGGTTCAAGAGGAGGAGCTCCTCCTGGTCGTTTCCATGGGCCACGGTGGCTCCGGAGATGAAGAGAAGGGGAAGCCATAAGAGAAGTGAGGCGTGCACGAGGagcaaagaggaagagaagaagaagaagaaggaggaggctgCTGCAATGGATTCTTTACCCATCGGAAGCTTCTTAGTTGCTCGAGGGACCAACGACTACACTCCTCTGCTTATATCCTGAATGAAAGTGGGCGCTAATGATCAGAAACAGAGAAAAAAAGGTCCATGGTGAAGGAAGACACACACAAACTGACATGTCATCGTCTTCAAGAGAGTTCAGTATTACAACAGCAATACGAGTTACGAACGAATATAACGTCAGTGCAACTGGAACCACACCTGAGGCGTGCACCATGTTTTATGTTATGGCACACGGGAAAGTTAAAATGGACCCTTCGTTGACGGACGTGACCTTAAGAGTTCGGTGGTCGATGACACTGGAGTTTTATCCACCGGCGGCTTTCGGGTGCTGCGTTCGTGGAAGGGTCAAACAAAGAACGATTGTTGTAGGGAGGATAGACACCTATAGTGGAAATTCCTGTTTGCTACCTACTGTTGCACTACTAATCAATTTAATTGATATCGAGGTTCGTAATTTTAGCGATGTTTAATTTAAAACgagttaattttttaaaaaatatttaaaaaataaaaaaattaagataaaatttttaagttaaaaataaatattaatttaatttaatttatattaaatttaatataaattaaaaaaatatcatataaaacttgATTGTCTGAAACTTGATGCATAtcgataacgatcgaaatcgatcATTACCATTCGATCGATACAATCTTGTATCGCTCGAGATTAAAATTTTAGTATCGTTCGAAACAATAATTAACGAATGAAATAGAGTATTTATTAcacatcaaaattaaaaaaaaattgtttgacAACTCTAAGCTGAAAACGTCTCATcacaaattaatatatataattattattattattatgatcgaATACACCATCAGATGATTTAAATCTGTCAAAATCTTATCCTATATCACACTGAAAGGATATATTTGTAAATATGAACCTTGGTAGGGTCCACTAGTTTCAGAATCAGCCCGCCATGTTTGACTGCCGGAGTCCCCGGTCAAAGTCTTCGAGCACTCCAAATCAACTCGATGACTTAGACGCATTAAATATTCGCTTCCATTGGTTGTCATGTCGCTATTTTAGCTTCAAAGCAGCAAGCAAAGGAGACGACTTGTTGACCCAGCGATGACTCCAACAGGGATAAGCACTTCCCCATGATGTGATCGCCATTAACACCATTTCTCTGTGGCATCCGATGCCCTTTTTTCGTTACCTTCTTTGAACATATCTCCGTATAAGATTGGATTGTTTCTGTGTCGTCAAATTACACGGTGTTTCTTCTCGATAAAGAGTAAATGTATTTTGATCCATTACCGTCTCATAAAGGTGGCCGATTACCTAACCATGGTGGAGTGCAAGCATGCGAGCATTAAAGATGGTCATGATTTCATGACTGACATTTTGGACTCCGTAGAAATGTCATCTAACAATCCCAATTCCACCGAAGAAGATAAGCAGTAGATTATTATTCATCATGAGGAGAGGATCAAATCCTAACCTAGTCTAGTGAAAGGTCGAGTGGATTCTACTCTACTCTTGCCTAATTCCTACCATGGAAGAAATCCACAGGGAATCAAGCATCATTCTTTCTTGGACAAGCTATTTGCTCATCGACCCAATTCATGATTGGGGCCCAATGAATGAGTCCAAGTCAGGCCCATTCATACGATTATATGGGCCTATCGCTTTGAAATTGGGCCTCAAGGGCAAATTAAatcaaatgaaattaacacttttgaTGGAAAATTGCAGCACGATTTATGCCACTAATTTGGCAACTATGCCCATTTTGTATTGTCATTTGGAGAACTAATTCGTCCAATGGCAATTTCGAAAATTTAATGAAGATCTGCGGAGTAGAACGTAATCTCGCCATGCCTCTTTAACAGCGTCCGTATCGGCCGAGTGCTTTCCCTCCCACGGAAGCCGTCTCTCGTCTCACCTTTTCTCCGCTTGTCCTCGTGCCCGCGGTCCATGGTTTCCGCCTCCTCCGACCGCCGCCTTCTAGACCCCTCAACTCTATCGCCGTTGATCCACAACATCACGCGCGGGACCTCCCTTATCGCCCTCGTCAACGTAATCAGGCAGATACGCCGAAGTCAGGCAGAGCACATTCCGTTCGATCTTCAGGTACAATGCTATCATCTTGTGTTGTTTTGCCCCATGTTTATTGTTTAGTAAATGTGGGTAGATCGATGTTATCGTGTCATTGTTGATCGACTTGGAACGCCACAATCGATTTCATAGTTGTTTTTTTATAGGAATTCTATGATTATAATGCTAATTTTTTCCTTTATTTGATGGATGATTGATAGGTTTTTGGTGTgctctctttttttcttcctgGTATTGAGTGAGTTTTTGCAGAGTTACATGTGACAGAGATGCGGGACTGACTAATGTATCAGTGGACTTCTGTAATTTAAGTGAGAGTACCAAAACCAAAGTTCTTTCTTTAACAATTATTCATGATTATGGAATTACTAGGCGAAGACTGGTGCATTTCTCTCATTTCGGCACCACTTTTGGCATCTTGTTGTCAGAGTTTATTCCTATCAGCTTCTCCCATTGCTACACCACTTTTCACTCCATTCCAGTGTCTCTGCCTCCAGTACAGGCCTTGAGTCTGCGGATATGTCAGTTAGGTGGGGGGAAAATGTATAAATGAAACTGAAAATCAAAGTGAAGCTAGTCAAATTTCCAATTTGTTTATTTAATTTAGTACTCCTTTTCCTTTCATTTTTTCCCTTTAATTTGGTGGGATTATGCCTGATGTTCTGGTGTTTTCTGCGAACCTGAGGGTCAAGATGTTCGAGGATTATGAGAAGTTATTGCTGTATTTTGTGAACTATTTGTGTTATCCTTTTCTGCAGTAAGTGTTCCATGTTTGATATTGTTACAGTTTCATCTAACTTCACACTGCCTCACTTGCTGAGCCCTCTCCTTGCCTTTGGGCAGTTAGCTTCTATTCAGTCGGAGGATATTAAACTCTGCATACTTACCTGCAAGCACTAGAAACAAGTCAATCCTATTCCACTCAAACTTGAACTTGATACAGTAATGGGCTTGCACATCTTTCTCTAGTGTATTTTCTTATGGCTTCTCACCCTATTTTGTTTCCATGTTCCATTGACATTTTAACTTCGTCTTAATTGGCAATAACCTTGTTTTCTACCAACAAGGCCTCCTGCATACTTTGACATGAGTTTTAGCTGGGGCTAAGCAATCACAACTAGTAATTTCTCTGTATTATGGTTGGAAAATGCCGAACTATGCAGTCGTTATTATTCTTTTACAGGGCCATGATAGTATAGGGAGTGTTATATTTTCCTTCTGTGATTCATTTGGCTGTTGGTTTTCTACTAAATATAATGCTTAATGAATTTTGATTGAAAACTAACGCTTGACCTTCTTGTTGGTCTCTATAATCTGCCTATCCACATATTTTACTTGTGCAAAAAATTTGTTTGCAAAGGTTGACACATTTTCTCACAAATTTTTAGTTTTTGACCAGTTTTTTTTGGATTAaacataattgattttttttcaaaagcTTAAGACCTTTCTTTATGGCTTTGATAAGATAGGATATCCTGATCTGAAATTGAACAATCTTTTCCGCTTTGCTGTTAAACAGTTTCTTTACCATTTCGGACAAGCTCGCCAACTAGAAATCATATTCTTGGGGGAACCAGCCATGTAGTGTATAATCTGATTTCGTTAGATGAACAATGATCACATTGAATTTGACAACTAAAATTGCATCAAGGAGACAAGAACCAAAAAAAATTGCTTTTGtttgaaatagtaataacatagGACAACCTAAAGGGGTGCTAAGGTTTAATGGATTGATAACAAAGTTGgtgaaaagagaaaaataaaaaaatacaatcaGAAAGAGGAAAGAGGAAAATTTAGTATGCTCAATTTAGTATTTAGAGGAAAATACTCAATTAAAACAATGAAAGTACAAGTAGTGCAATTTTAGTGGATCATGTATAGTCAAGGAAAGGTATAGAACAGATTTATATGATCGTACTCCATTGTCATGATACAATAGTGACACGAAATCACTAGATGGGCATCCATTCTTTGGTATCGACTTGATAACATGCATCATAAATTTGTAACTCGCTGGTGCTTGCTCATGCAAGTACAATAttcatgatttttcaataatgatgtCTTACTTTGTATGGATTTTTTAGCCACAAAAAGTTCTAATATCTCCATAAGATTAAAATCATAGAGACCGGTGATGACTACAACTAAGAAATCAGAAAGACAGCTTCTGATTGGTTTCAGAGATGCTACTGAAGTTGTTCTTATGTTTTTGACGTGAATGGTGAATAGTGTTGAAGTGACTGTGCCACCCCTTCAATGGAACCACAAGCTGCAGCCAAGGAGACAAGGAAGCAGAGGAAGCTTAAGCTTTGCAACAGCATCCACTTGGGTGAAGACCTTGCAATATGATTTCGTGAAATGTACATCTCAATGGGAAAATACACTGTTAGAGGCCAGAATCCCACAGCACCAAGTAATGAAAGCACATCATTGAAGAAGGGCATCAGCATTGCGAGAACAGTGCTTATCACCACAAAGGTTGTCCTCCACAGCAGTCGGAAAATGTTAATGTTGCAGCCAAGGTTTTTGTTAATTGTGATGGGATGCTCATGAGTCAGTATTTGTAAGCCAGGACACTTTCTAGCAAACCATGTCTCTACTGCAGCAAACAATGGCTGGCAGTACACCTAGAAAATGAAATAGCCAAAATGTCTATTATTAGTTAGCACAGAAGATGTCTGATGCAGGTAGAGAGATCTTAAAAATTAGTTATTGTTGCTGATCAGATATGAGGTTACCTGGTAAGCACCAACTAGATGTGCCACTATGCAGACATTACCGACATCTATTAGCCAGTATGGCTCATAAAATCCGAATCCGGTTAGTATGTTTCCTGGAGCTTGGTTCCCAAATGCAGAATAACCTAGGCAACCACAAAGCATATAGAATGTAGTGGTTGTCACCACACCGATTAAActtgctttcttcatttctttgttCTCTGCAGGAGGAGATCTTAGGGTGTCCTAAAAGTCATGAATATTGGATGAGTGCAGAGCAAGGATGTGATTCATAAGCAGGTAACCGAAAGACATGACAAAGGTTTTGGTATACATCAGTAGTCAGCCTACCTGGATTTCAATTAAGATCATGGAATATGAGTAGGAAAATGCTATATCTCCAAGTGCCTGAAAAGTGCTCCATACCTTCTGAGATGCACTGACATCCACTCCAACTATCGTACCTGTAATGGATGTTTTTCTGGTGTTCCCTGTCGAGACCAAAGTCTGATTCAGATTTTCTCTTCGAACGTTTATGCTTAAGGTATTGCAAGGTTGTGTTTTGTTGTTTGATATTTGATCATACAAAGGAGACACCTGAGATGATTCTGGCTGCCGAGAGACCCACAGCAATGAAGGAATAAGCAAAGGACATCACTGCTGCAACAATGGACAACCACCATAGCTTATGAAAGTTGGGCAGTTGGGACAGGAAGATCTGAATGATTCCATACCCGACCATGAACACATTGGTGGAGATACTGCAAGCTGCTTCTTGGCCTTTCTTGTGGAAACAATTAGATTTGCTCACAGCCCTGTGGTCATCCAAAGAAGAAACTTATTAGAGATGCCCAAATCTGACTTTGTGTAGAGCATGCAATGAGCTTACGCAGCACTGAGGCCTGCGGTAATCGTATAACCAATGGAAACTCCGAAGAGGTTGACATACTGGCAGAGTCCGCACAACCAGATCTTATTTCCTCCTGCATGAAGACTTTGTATGTTTAATTTGTTCATGGAAAGTTTGTACCATGATGAAAGATGGGGTTAGAAATTCAAGTGCCTAAGTTGGATTTCACTGCTCTCATGTAGGTGACGTTTCTCATCCCAGATATTGGATCTTCAGTCCTGTAGCAATCTGCTAGAAGACTGGAAGTGTAGACGGTGATGAGGGCGAAAAGCGCCAGAGCTAGAGGTCCAGCTATCCAACCAAGTTGCGCCATCGCCCACGCTAAGGATAGCACACCAGAACCGATGACTGCTGTTACGATATGTGAGCTTGCTGTCCACACAGTTCCTGCACATTACATCATTGCCTGTTAGAATAGAATAGCAGGGAAAGTTTTCGGAGGACCGGATCAGTAAGAACTGAAATCAAACATCATTCAGGGTTAGTATAATAGCTGAAGCATGAATTAAATCATATTACCATTACTCTCCTCCAAATCCTAAATATGAATATAATTTGAGCTAATGCATAACCCGTACATGTTgcaatttttcatgcatgataatgTCTGACAAAGCCTGTTCTTTTCACTCTTGATTTGTAGGACTCCTACTTTTCTGCAACCGTGCATGACAACAGgtgggggaggaagaagaaggtgagGAAATCGGACAGGCAAAGGAATGATACGTACCAGTCCTCCTTGGGCGGCCGTCGTCATCGAGCTCCTCGTCCATCTTCCCTGCCATGATTATTCCATCTTCCTCCATTTCTGCCTCGAACGTCCTCATCTCTCTCGTCGTGTCTCTGTGCAACTGATGGATCCAAGAGCTTCGTCGCAGGTTATGTACGTATTCATGTGTTGTGTATATACCTGAAGAGAAGGTCACGGGGAACTAGTGCTTTTGTTCGATGCAGGAATCCTTGTATGTATCTACCTCTACATACGTATATACGTTAGTATCTACTGTGTTTCGTGCAGGTAGGGTTCCATCTACCTCTCTCTATCTATgcatataaagaaaaggaaaagactgGAGTGGATCGATGGGTGGACCGACAGGCGTCGCTCCTCGACGACCCCGTCGATCCGTTTGAACAGGTCGAAGTCGCTTTAGCGGTCCTCAGAGCTTCTGTTCTTGGCGATGGATTAGCCATCAATTTTGGGTGTTTCCAAATTTATGTAATGATTGTTGGGTGGTATTttgaaagaaagaaagggaaaataAAATAAGTTATTAATTTAATTACATATGACTGAGATCGGAGGCTTCAATGACAGAGCAATAATGCAAATCCCTTATGTGTATAGTTTTATTGTAAGTATTtgatccaaagaacaagaaggaataATACATAAATTAATCTCAATTATGCATTATATAGTTTTTTAAGGATTAATACATAAATTAATCTTTCGATTTATAGccgactattattattattattattattattattattattagccgTTCGATTTGGACCGTACATTTTGCCAATTGACATTTTATAGCGGACTGAAGGCGGGGCTAAACCCTGTTTTCGTCGCTCGCTGGGCTGGTCGGCGACGTGGCGGCGATGGCGGCGGAGGAGAGGATGAGCGTCTACAGGGCGTCGAGGAGCATCAAGAGGATGGATAATTCGCTCTACAACGCGCTGCGCTCCATCTACGAGGACTCCACCTTCGTGGCCGAGATCGCCGGACTGTGGCCGAGCCTCCCGCTCGTCGCAAATCTCCGCTGCGGCCTCTGGTACTCCCCCCGATTCGAGGCCACCTGCTACTTTAAGTCCACCGACGGGCACACCAACAACTGGTGCTTCAGCACCTCGCGCCTCAACCTCCACCTCGCCCGACTCGCTGGTAAAGCCTACAAACCCGCATTCCCCAAATCCTCAAAATTTCTTTCTTCGTTGTTTCCTTTTGTTGGAAACTGGCGAAATGTATAGGGCTTTTCTCTGAGTTCGTGATCTTGGATTTGTTTATATGCTGTCCTTCGCGAATTAAGGTTCTTCATTGAAAGATCACGCGGAAGAGTAAACGATGGGAGTTTTGGCTGGTGCATCAATCTTTTCCCCCACTTGGTTCTACAGTTCTTGTCCTCACAAGATTTTTTTCATCATGTGTTATAGATAGAGGAGTCGGAAGAGGGTATAAGATGGGATCCTGAACATCTTTCAAACTTGAGTTTAAAGAATCTTTTAATTGGTTTAAATAACAGCGATGGGATTTTCTAGGTTTTGTTGTGCTTGCTATACCATGGTTCTTGTGATTTTCCTTGCGAGGTTTCTTTTGATGGATTATACAAGGGATAAGAGATGGAATCTTGAACATCTTTCATAGTTGAG of the Musa acuminata AAA Group cultivar baxijiao chromosome BXJ2-10, Cavendish_Baxijiao_AAA, whole genome shotgun sequence genome contains:
- the LOC103969398 gene encoding receptor-like protein kinase HSL1; protein product: MGKESIAAASSFFFFFSSSLLLVHASLLLWLPLLFISGATVAHGNDQEELLLLNLKRQWSSVPAVGSWNDSSPHCDWPGIECSDGSVTQISLSNINITKPIPPFLCNLTSLAYLDLSNNYIPGGFPTSLYRCSILEHLNLSQNLFVGELPSDIDNMSSQLAYLDLSGNNFSGDVPPAIGRLSSLGDLRLQFNLFDGSFPAELGNLSMLERLQLAHNPFAGQRLPAEFGNMTRLKILWMTQVNLVGDIPEALGKLTELELLDLAWNHLNGSIPAAIWSLEKLERLYLFSNNLTGEISGKIAALNLEEIDVAINQLKGSIPEEFGNLSHLRVLFMYYNRLSGEIPRGIGLLRNLSDIRLFNNHLVGVLPPELGKHSNLKNLEVSNNRISGSLPQGLCTNGALRSLVVFNNNLTGEMPASLSDCHRLANIQLYNNNFSGEFPLRLWSAAENLTVVLIHHNRFTGVLPDKLQWNLTRLEINDNRLSGKIPSFAPKLAVLEASNNTFSGEIPAELSGMSSLQVLLLGGNRISGVIPAGISNLKFLTQLDLSDNYLSGGIPAAMGSLEVLTMLDLSHNRLSGSIPPEIGNLKLNLLNLSYNQLSGEIPLQLQNQAYEQSFLSNAGLCTSKAIVNLNICAHRSSGADKFSERLIIMFLVLGGVTFLMIVVVGTLMCRRRPDSGDLPPYKLTSFHQLDFTERNIIRGLTEGNLIGSGGSGQVFRINLGLRTGEAVAVKKIWNNRKLDWKMEKAFEAEVKILSSIRHANIVKLLCCISNAESKLLVYEYMENGSLDQWLHGERRTRTGSSGHGEPLDWPKRLGIAIDAARGLCYMHHHCTPPVIHRDVKSSNILLDSDFGAKMADFGLARMLVKVGELESASAIAGTFGYMAPECGYSKINEKVDVYSFGVVLLELTTGRKARDGGENEGLAGWAARRFKEDGRLTEMVDEELSEDVNYMDDIEAVLRLGIECTRRTPVFRPSMKEVVRHLMDCDRRNGCRLNIEVAPLLQMKSWSRNKSLSDASEEHSMAMGAI
- the LOC135624254 gene encoding amino acid permease 3-like, giving the protein MEEDGIIMAGKMDEELDDDGRPRRTGTVWTASSHIVTAVIGSGVLSLAWAMAQLGWIAGPLALALFALITVYTSSLLADCYRTEDPISGMRNVTYMRAVKSNLGGNKIWLCGLCQYVNLFGVSIGYTITAGLSAAAVSKSNCFHKKGQEAACSISTNVFMVGYGIIQIFLSQLPNFHKLWWLSIVAAVMSFAYSFIAVGLSAARIISGNTRKTSITGTIVGVDVSASQKVWSTFQALGDIAFSYSYSMILIEIQDTLRSPPAENKEMKKASLIGVVTTTTFYMLCGCLGYSAFGNQAPGNILTGFGFYEPYWLIDVGNVCIVAHLVGAYQVYCQPLFAAVETWFARKCPGLQILTHEHPITINKNLGCNINIFRLLWRTTFVVISTVLAMLMPFFNDVLSLLGAVGFWPLTVYFPIEMYISRNHIARSSPKWMLLQSLSFLCFLVSLAAACGSIEGVAQSLQHYSPFTSKT